The Petrotoga mobilis SJ95 genomic sequence CCTCCTTTCCATAATATGCTTAGTTACTGTCTTTAGAATTTCTAAAGCTTGTTTTAAATCAAATCTCGAGCATTCGAAAGTTCTTAAAATACACCCACCAACGTAATACACCTGATTTTCCCTAGTTCTCCTTCGGCTAGCAGCCTACTTCAATGGTAGAGATAGTTCTCTCCTATATACCCCTTCAAAACTTATTATTAGAAATTAATTACTTCTCAAGTCTTTAAACATATATAAAAAAGATGGTTCTATCACGAAAATAGTGGGTAATTAAGCTGGAGTTAAATTAAGTTTACCAAGGGCAATAAAGATAGTGATTTTTAAATTCTTTAATGTTTTAAACCCAAAAGCCCTTTTAGTAAATCCTCTAAGTTTAGAGTTCATACCTTCTATTTTACCGTTTGAGATATTCGTTTTCATGTGCAACAAGATACCTTCTATGTGATTTAAAAGAGTCTTAGCAGCTTTAATCATTTCGGGTATATTTGATTTCATTACCTTTTCATACCATCGATTAAAATACTTAGCTGCATAAGAAGGTTTTTTGTAATCGAACATCTTTTTAAACTCAAGTACCAATCCGTAGGCTTGAACTGTGTCAAGATGTTGATATTCCATCAATTCATCGAGTTTAACTTTATCTTTCTTGGTAAGGTTGTTAGGATTTTTTAATAGCAAGTATTTCGTCCTTTTGAGTATCTCATGGTACCCTTTATTCTCTCTGGCTCTTACTTTATCAAGTTGGACACTTAATACATTAAGCACATGGAATTTGTCAAATATTATCTTTGCTTTGGGGAAATGTTTCCTTGCTCCAACTTTGAAAGGTACCGACATATCCTTTGAAAAGTAAAAGTCTAATATTCTCCACAACCTATTTTGGGTTATATTATACTTTTTAGCTATCTCAGCAACCGTCATGTGATTGTACAACTCGAGGATAAACGCTTCAAACAATCAGGTGAATCCAGAGTTTTTTCGAGCCCAAGGAACCTCTACAGTCTTTGTCCCATCATCTGTTTTTATCCTAGCTACCCTCGCATGTATGTATGTTTCATATTGGAATAGGTTTAAGTGTTTCTGGCTTCTTTGAACCGTATCGTACGCACTGTAATATTTACCGTTGTATTCAAACTTTGCATCTTTTTTGAAATCCACATATATGTTGATTGTATTTCCTTGTTGCTCTATCTTTTTTATGAACCATGGCTCTGTTATATTCAGTATCTGTTCAAAGAATTTGGGTAGCTCTTTTCTCATCTGGTATCATCTTATGTATTTTGTGTTCTCCTATATAGTACCTGATTGTTTAATCATTTGTTCATATTACTTTTTTTCTACCCACACTTTTTGGAAGAGAACTTTTTTTCAATTTAAAAGCTTAGCGTACTCATGCATAGAAAAAATAATATCATCTTCTGTAAGAAAACAGGCTGTTTTGTTTGGAGAGGCCATTCTTGTTCGACGACACCCTCCCATGCAGATAGGAAGGAGTCTGCAACTTAAACACGGATTATCTCTACTGTAAAATAGGGACTTTTTCCATTGTGAAAAATTTTGATTGTAAATAGTCTCACCACTAGAAGCCAGATACCCTATGCTGTGTTCTTTGCTACCGACATACGTATCACACGGGAAAAGTAAACCATCGGCTCCTATTATGTAACTATATCTTCGTTCTGATTCGCACCAACAGGGAGTGGGCATTGGTAATAGTTCAAGCATTTTTCCATAAGGAGAGAGAAGATCTGCCTCAGGTCTGAGAGACTTTAATTCTTTGAACATCTCTAGAGCTAAAGATAACTGTTGTCGTATACCATCTTTGTAACTTAAAATATCTTCTGATAAGCTATGAATATCATTTCTAGTGGTTTCAAAATTATACACTGGACGAAAATACATGATAAATCGATGGTCGTTTCCAAAGTCTTTCACAAATCTTCGAGCCAAATTTTGAACGGATTGAAGCGTACTTCTTAGGAAATTAACTCTTATTGCAAGATTGAATTTTAATTCTTGAGAGATATTGTGAATGCTTTTCAGATTATTATAAATTCTTTGGAAAGTAGGGCCTCCGTTTTTGAGTACACGAAGTTTATCATGAGTTGATTTTTCTCCATCGAG encodes the following:
- a CDS encoding ISL3 family transposase — protein: MFEAFILELYNHMTVAEIAKKYNITQNRLWRILDFYFSKDMSVPFKVGARKHFPKAKIIFDKFHVLNVLSVQLDKVRARENKGYHEILKRTKYLLLKNPNNLTKKDKVKLDELMEYQHLDTVQAYGLVLEFKKMFDYKKPSYAAKYFNRWYEKVMKSNIPEMIKAAKTLLNHIEGILLHMKTNISNGKIEGMNSKLRGFTKRAFGFKTLKNLKITIFIALGKLNLTPA
- a CDS encoding transposase — encoded protein: MRKELPKFFEQILNITEPWFIKKIEQQGNTINIYVDFKKDAKFEYNGKYYSAYDTVQRSQKHLNLFQYETYIHARVARIKTDDGTKTVEVPWARKNSGFT
- a CDS encoding radical SAM/SPASM domain-containing protein, with amino-acid sequence MIRESNYNFKIPIKDGKLLLYNTKTGAVAAVKENILQSLNNPKENLPSDVIMMLKTEGFLIPEEKDEIVEIQEWHNKHINDSSLISLTLLPAEACNFACPYCFQYRKRNKLMKTEVYDAVLRLVERMALENYKQGNKTFLKILWFGGEPLLATNAILNFHKRVKELCEKFPINISGSIVTNGYFLDSNIFKQLVHAGINDFQVTLDGEKSTHDKLRVLKNGGPTFQRIYNNLKSIHNISQELKFNLAIRVNFLRSTLQSVQNLARRFVKDFGNDHRFIMYFRPVYNFETTRNDIHSLSEDILSYKDGIRQQLSLALEMFKELKSLRPEADLLSPYGKMLELLPMPTPCWCESERRYSYIIGADGLLFPCDTYVGSKEHSIGYLASSGETIYNQNFSQWKKSLFYSRDNPCLSCRLLPICMGGCRRTRMASPNKTACFLTEDDIIFSMHEYAKLLN